One Coffea arabica cultivar ET-39 chromosome 5c, Coffea Arabica ET-39 HiFi, whole genome shotgun sequence DNA window includes the following coding sequences:
- the LOC113689615 gene encoding uncharacterized protein — MWRDPGAPADEFYQVRPECTDVPKSKFRIKAGKTLSVRKWQAAFTPEGQLDIGKTLSRIYRGGIHPSIRGEVWEFLLGCYDPKSTFEERDEIRQRRRAKYASIKEECRQMFPLIGSGRFITAPVITEDGEPIQDPIVLQQMDLDPALIMPQNDAVGHNPRDKKVIQWKLTLHQIGLDVVRTDRTLVFYEKQENLSKLWDILAVYAWSDADVGYCQGMSDLCSPMIMLLEDEADAYWCFDRLMRRLRGNFRCTESSVGVETQLSNLASITQVIDPKLHQHLETLGGGDYLFAFRMLMVLFRREFSFCDSLYLWEMMWALEYDPDMFTMYEEPESAAEKSEGSKGKVKSRRQCGKYERDNMKNGGKNDDAPLPISIFLVASVLKDKSSKLLTEARGLDDVVKILNDMTGNLDAKKACTGAMKLHKKYLKKAKKP; from the exons ATGTGGAGGGACCCTGGAGCTCCTGCTGATGAGTTCTATCAGGTTCGGCCTGAATGTACTGATGTTCCCAAAAGCAAGTTTCGAATCAAG GCTGGAAAGACATTAAGTGTGCGGAAATGGCAGGCTGCATTTACTCCAGAAGGGCAACTTGATATAGGCAAAACACTTAGTCGCATTTATCGTGGG GGTATCCATCCTTCAATTAGAGGTGAAGTTTGGGAGTTCCTATTGGGTTGTTATGATCCTAAGAGCACATTTGAAGAGCGAGACGAGATTCGGCAACGTCGTAG GGCAAAATATGCCTCAATTAAAGAAGAGTGCCGGCAAATGTTTCCTTTGATTGGAAGTGGTAGGTTTATCACAGCACCTGTAATCACCGAAGATGGTGAGCCTATTCAGGATCCTATAGTACTTCAACAGATGGATTTGGACCCGGCATTAATAATGCCACAAAATG ATGCTGTTGGTCACAATCCACGAGACAAGAAAGTAATTCAATGGAAACTTACACTACATCAAATAG GTCTGGATGTTGTTCGGACTGACAGGACATTAGTATTTTACGAGAAGCAAGAAAACTTGTCAAAGCTTTGGGATATTCTAGCTGTTTATGCCTGGTCTGATGCAGATGTTGGCTATTGTCAAG GAATGAGTGATCTTTGCTCCCCTATGATAATGCTTCTGGAAGATGAAGCAGATGCATATTGGTGCTTTGATCGTCTAATGCGGAGATTG CGAGGAAATTTCAGATGCACAGAGAGCTCTGTTGGTGTGGAGACACAGCTCAGCAATCTAGCTTCGATTACTCAAGTTATTGATCCCAAGCTTCATCAGCACTTAG AAACCCTTGGCGGAGGTGATTATCTGTTTGCTTTCCGCATGCTTATGGTTTTGTTTCGTAGAGAGTTCTCCTTTTGCGATTCTTTATACCTATGGGAG ATGATGTGGGCCCTGGAGTATGACCCAGACATGTTCACTATGTATGAGGAACCTGAATCTGCTGCTGAAAAATCTGAGGGATCCAAAGGAAAAGTAAAGTCAAGACGCCAGTGTGGAAAGTACGAGAGAGATAACATGAAAAATGGGGGCAAAAATGATGACGCGCCTCTTCCGATTTCTATTTTTCTTGTAGCGAGTGTCCTCAAAGATAAAAGTTCCAAGTTGTTGACGGAAGCTCGAGGTCTAGATGACGTTGTTAAG ATACTGAACGACATGACTGGAAACTTAGATGCAAAGAAGGCCTGTACTGGTGCTATGAAACTTCACAAGAAGTATCTGAAGAAG GCCAAGAAGCCATGA
- the LOC140004307 gene encoding vascular-related unknown protein 4-like isoform X2, with translation MENSVTSRNKALSSSNNEKTTEDSPEESSWTFYLQDFQCDHHHDHDNTGSVSYNSCESCPSLVSDAFSSAARNAPDDIEAAVFASARSNCKNLSFKRRKAKASAVLNDHDLEDTASSPANSPKVSSLNQLNHTRNDKDNINVSEANVCRKNSTAEEAGSAAHEEKNNQSELKKRGLCLVPVSTLTNYFG, from the exons ATGGAGAATTCGGTGACCTCTAGGAATAAGgctctctcttcttctaataATGAAAAAACAACAGAGGATTCTCCTGAAGAGAGCAGCTGGACTTTCTATTTGCAGGACTTCCAATGTGATCATCATCATGACCATGATAACACTGGTTCTGTCTCTTATAATAGCTGTGAAAGTTGCCCATCTCTTGTTTCTGATGCATTTTCTTCAGCAGCCAGAAATGCTCCTGATGACATTGAGGCTGCAGTCTTTGCTTCAGCCAGAAGTAATTGCAAGAACTTAAGTTTCAAGAGGCGCAAAGCTAAAGCAAGTGCAGTACTCAATGATCATGACTTGGAAGATACTGCTAGTTCGCCCGCCAATAGTCCTAAG GTTTCTTCTCTCAATCAGTTGAATCATACTCGCAATGATAAGGATAACATAAATGTTTCAGAG GCAAATGTTTGCAGAAAGAATAGTACTGCTGAAGAAGCTGGTAGCGCTGCTCATGAGGAAAAGAATAATCAATCAGAACTGAAGAAAAGGGGACTATGCTTAGTACCTGTATCTACGTTGACGAATTACTTCGGCTAG
- the LOC140007873 gene encoding electron transfer flavoprotein subunit alpha, mitochondrial-like, protein MATTGILRAIRYHPISSRIAATYRSLSTLVLAEHEGGSIKASSISAVEAAKSIGNENSVSLLLAGSGPSLKEAAEHAASCHPSISQVLVAESDNFTYPLAEPWAKLIHVVHQKGDYSHIIAASGSFGKNIVPRAAALLDISPVTDVTEISDSNIFVRPIYAGNALCTVRYTGSSPCMLTVRSTSFSVASTSADSNSKPASIDQVDLSNFSEDDAVGKSRYIKLSSQETERPDLGNARVVITGGRALKSAENFKMIEKLAEKLGAAVGATRAAVDAGYVPNDLQVGQTGKIVAPELYMAFGVSGAIQHIAGMRDAKVIVAVNKDADAPIFQVADYGLVGDLFEVIPELLEKLPDKK, encoded by the exons ATGGCTACTACCGGAATCCTCAGAGCTATCAGATATCATCCAATTTCTTCACGAATTGCTGCCACGTATCGATCC CTTAGCACCTTGGTTTTAGCGGAGCATGAAGGAGGTTCTATTAAGGCTTCATCAATTAGTGCCGTTGAAGCTGCAAAGTCGATAGGTAATGAAAATTCAGTATCTCTACTGCTTGCTGGGTCAGGTCCATCTCTTAAAGAAGCTGCTGAACATGCTGCCTCATGCCATCCTTCCATTTCTCAG GTGCTCGTTGCAGAATCAGATAATTTTACATATCCTTTAGCAGAGCCATGGGCTAAACTTATCCATGTGGTTCATCAGAAAGGTGACTACTCACACATTATTGCAGCTTCAGGGTCATTTGGGAAGAACATAGTACCTCGTGCAGCTGCTCTTTTAGACATTTCCCCAGTCACTGATGTCACTGAAATTAGTGATTCTAATATTTTTGTCAG GCCCATTTATGCTGGGAATGCTCTTTGTACCGTTCGATATACCGGTTCCAGCCCTTGCATGTTAACAGTTAGGTCTACATCTTTCTCCGTGGCCTCAACTTCAGCTGATTCAAACTCCAAACCTGCATCAATTGACCAGGTGGACCTCTCAAACTTCAGTGAAG ATGATGCAGTGGGTAAATCAAGATATATTAAACTTTCTTCTCAAGAGACAGAGCGCCCAGATCTGGGAAATGCACGTGTTGTAATCACTGGGGGTCGAGCTTTGAAAAGCGCTGAGAACTTTAAAATGATAGAGAAGCTTGCAGAAAAACTTGGGGCAGCAG TTGGCGCAACTCGTGCTGCTGTCGATGCAGGATATGTTCCCAATGATCTTCAG GTTGGGCAGACTGGAAAGATCGTGGCCCCAGAACTGTACATGGCCTTTGGCGTTTCAGGGGCCATTCAGCATATAGCAGGAATGAGAGATGCTAAGGTTATTGTAGCTGTAAATAAAGATGCAGATGCGCCCATATTCCAG GTTGCTGATTACGGACTTGTTGGTGATCTTTTCGAGGTGATACCCGAGTTGTTAGAGAAGCTCCCTGACAAAAAATAG
- the LOC140004307 gene encoding vascular-related unknown protein 4-like isoform X1, protein MENSVTSRNKALSSSNNEKTTEDSPEESSWTFYLQDFQCDHHHDHDNTGSVSYNSCESCPSLVSDAFSSAARNAPDDIEAAVFASARSNCKNLSFKRRKAKASAVLNDHDLEDTASSPANSPKVFFFSFFPQVSSLNQLNHTRNDKDNINVSEANVCRKNSTAEEAGSAAHEEKNNQSELKKRGLCLVPVSTLTNYFG, encoded by the exons ATGGAGAATTCGGTGACCTCTAGGAATAAGgctctctcttcttctaataATGAAAAAACAACAGAGGATTCTCCTGAAGAGAGCAGCTGGACTTTCTATTTGCAGGACTTCCAATGTGATCATCATCATGACCATGATAACACTGGTTCTGTCTCTTATAATAGCTGTGAAAGTTGCCCATCTCTTGTTTCTGATGCATTTTCTTCAGCAGCCAGAAATGCTCCTGATGACATTGAGGCTGCAGTCTTTGCTTCAGCCAGAAGTAATTGCAAGAACTTAAGTTTCAAGAGGCGCAAAGCTAAAGCAAGTGCAGTACTCAATGATCATGACTTGGAAGATACTGCTAGTTCGCCCGCCAATAGTCCTAAG gtcttttttttttcattttttccacaGGTTTCTTCTCTCAATCAGTTGAATCATACTCGCAATGATAAGGATAACATAAATGTTTCAGAG GCAAATGTTTGCAGAAAGAATAGTACTGCTGAAGAAGCTGGTAGCGCTGCTCATGAGGAAAAGAATAATCAATCAGAACTGAAGAAAAGGGGACTATGCTTAGTACCTGTATCTACGTTGACGAATTACTTCGGCTAG
- the LOC113688990 gene encoding early nodulin-like protein 9, with protein MAQANLRSTGKALRVLGLFCLLLLVQKGIAFEFKVGGPNGWAVPADPNSNSHNQWAEKNRFQTGDSLLFVYPGDKDSVLYVTKEDYNNCSTDRPLQKFTDGHTVFNLNHSGPYYFISGVKDNCLKNEKIIVVVMANRSKLAPAPSNETVAASPPSNETTTSPPPSPSAEVPPSPAPATGESSPPPSGPEETNPTPAPSEQSSPHKSGASSILFGLIGSLGALSGSSLLLFF; from the exons ATGGCTCAGGCCAATCTGAGATCAACTGGAAAAGCACTTCGTGTCCTAGGCCTCTTTTGCCTTTTGCTGCTTGTTCAGAAAGGCATTGCATTTGAGTTCAAGGTCGGAGGTCCCAACGGTTGGGCAGTTCCTGCTGATCCTAACTCAAACAGCCACAATCAATGGGCGGAGAAAAACCGGTTTCAAACTGGGGACTCCCTGT TGTTCGTCTACCCGGGAGACAAAGACTCTGTGCTCTACGTGACTAAGGAGGACTATAACAATTGCAGTACGGACAGACCTCTTCAAAAGTTTACAGATGGCCACACCGTGTTCAATTTGAACCATTCTGGACCATACTATTTCATAAGTGGAGTCAAGGACAACTGCCTTAAGAACGAAAAGATCATTGTGGTTGTGATGGCAAACAGAAGCAAGCTCGCTCCAGCTCCTTCTAACGAAACAGTGGCAGCTTCCCCTCCTTCAAATGAAACGACGACATCTCCTCCTCCTTCACCATCAGCAGAGGTACCCCCATCCCCAGCACCAGCAACTGGAGAATCATCTCCTCCACCCTCTGGACCAGAGGAGACAAATCCAACTCCAGCCCCTTCAGAGCAATCATCTCCTCATAAAAGTGGTGCATCTTCAATTCTTTTCGGACTCATTGGCTCCTTGGGAGCTCTTTCTGGATCATCACTCCTGCTGTTTTTCTGA
- the LOC140004307 gene encoding vascular-related unknown protein 4-like isoform X3 — translation MENSVTSRNKALSSSNNEKTTEDSPEESSWTFYLQDFQCDHHHDHDNTGSVSYNSCESCPSLVSDAFSSAARNAPDDIEAAVFASARSNCKNLSFKRRKAKASAVLNDHDLEDTASSPANSPKANVCRKNSTAEEAGSAAHEEKNNQSELKKRGLCLVPVSTLTNYFG, via the exons ATGGAGAATTCGGTGACCTCTAGGAATAAGgctctctcttcttctaataATGAAAAAACAACAGAGGATTCTCCTGAAGAGAGCAGCTGGACTTTCTATTTGCAGGACTTCCAATGTGATCATCATCATGACCATGATAACACTGGTTCTGTCTCTTATAATAGCTGTGAAAGTTGCCCATCTCTTGTTTCTGATGCATTTTCTTCAGCAGCCAGAAATGCTCCTGATGACATTGAGGCTGCAGTCTTTGCTTCAGCCAGAAGTAATTGCAAGAACTTAAGTTTCAAGAGGCGCAAAGCTAAAGCAAGTGCAGTACTCAATGATCATGACTTGGAAGATACTGCTAGTTCGCCCGCCAATAGTCCTAAG GCAAATGTTTGCAGAAAGAATAGTACTGCTGAAGAAGCTGGTAGCGCTGCTCATGAGGAAAAGAATAATCAATCAGAACTGAAGAAAAGGGGACTATGCTTAGTACCTGTATCTACGTTGACGAATTACTTCGGCTAG
- the LOC140007872 gene encoding protein disulfide isomerase-like 5-4 isoform X2 has protein sequence MGTSCGLISISVFQHCLVSSHLLMSVMSWERLNITKTVRKYSIDSHLNPTGFEFLSGPILDAIKHDEEIDEEHGEGAVSLYGRNFDRIAKQHPILVVNFFAPWCYWSNRLKPSWEKAAKIIRDRYDPEMDGRILLAKVDCTEEVDLCRRHHIQGYPSIRIFRKGSDLRDEHGHHEHESYYGDRDTESLVQTMETLVAPVSLESKRLALEDKSDKTKDPKRPAPSAGGCRVEGFVRVKKVPGNLVISARSPSHSFDFSQMNMSHVISHFSFGKKINPRERSDVKRLLPYLFRSYDRLSGLSYISNPSDSNENVTIEHYLQVVKTEVMTRSYKIVEEYEYTAHSSLAHSLDIPVAKFHFELSPMQVVITENSKSFSHFVTNVCAIIGGVFTVAGILDAILHNTMRLMKKVELGKNF, from the exons ATGGGGACTTCTTGCGGATTGATTTCAATATCAG TTTTCCAGCATTGTCTTGTGAGTTCGCATCTGTTGATGTCAGTGATGTCTTGGGAACG GTTGAACATAACAAAAACTGTCCGCAAGTACTCAATAGATTCACACTTGAATCCTACGGGCTTTGAGTTTCTGTCTGGGCCAATCTTAGATGCAATTAAGCATGATGAGGAAATTGATGAAGAACACGGCGAAGGTGCTGTTTCACTATATGGCCGTAATTTTGATAGAATTGCAAAACA GCATCCGATTTTGGTTGTGAATTTTTTCGCTCCTTGGTGCTATTGGAGTAACCGCCTG AAACCTTCTTGGGAGAAAGCAGCCAAAATTATAAGAGACAG ATATGACCCAGAGATGGATGGTCGCATTCTTTTGGCAAAAGTTGATTGCACCGAAGAAGTTGATTTGTGTAGAAG GCATCACATACAAGGGTACCCATCTATTCGCATCTTCCGTAAGGGAAGTGACCTTAG GGATGAACATGGGCATCATGAGCATGAATCATATTATGGCGATCGAGATACTGAAAGTCTGGTCCAG ACAATGGAAACTTTGGTTGCACCTGTTTCACTGGAGTCTAAAAGACTTGCTTTAGAGGATAAATCTGACAAGACAAAAGATCCAAAAAGACCTGCGCCCTCAGCGGGAGGATGTAGAGTTGAAGGTTTTGTACGCGTTAAGAAG GTTCCTGGCAACCTCGTCATTTCAGCTCGTTCACCTTCGCACTCCTTTGATTTTTCTCAGATGAACATGTCACATGTCATTTCCCATTTTTCGTTTGGGAAGAAGATTAATCCAAGGGAAAGAAGTGATGTGAAGCGATTACTACCATATCTTTTTAGAAGTTATGACAGATTGAGTGGCCTTTCATATATCTCTAACCCAAGTGACTCGAATGAAAATGTTACT ATTGAGCATTATCTACAGGTAGTGAAAACTGAAGTGATGACAAGATCTTATAAAATAGTTGAAGAGTATGAGTACACAGCCCACAGTAGTTTGGCTCACAGCCTCGATATTCCAGTTGCAAAGTTTCACTTTGAGCTATCACCCATGCAG GTCGTAATAACAGAAAACTCAAAGTCCTTCTCGCACTTCGTAACCAATGTTTGTGCCATCATTGGTGGTGTTTTTACG GTTGCTGGAATTTTGGATGCAATTCTCCACAACACGATGAGACTGATGAAGAAAGTTGAACTAGGAAAAAATTTTTGA
- the LOC140007872 gene encoding protein disulfide isomerase-like 5-4 isoform X1 — MISGSKLKSVDFYRKIPRDLTEASLSGAGLSIIAAFSMIFLFGMELNDYLTVSTSTSIIVDNSSDGDFLRIDFNISFPALSCEFASVDVSDVLGTNRLNITKTVRKYSIDSHLNPTGFEFLSGPILDAIKHDEEIDEEHGEGAVSLYGRNFDRIAKQHPILVVNFFAPWCYWSNRLKPSWEKAAKIIRDRYDPEMDGRILLAKVDCTEEVDLCRRHHIQGYPSIRIFRKGSDLRDEHGHHEHESYYGDRDTESLVQTMETLVAPVSLESKRLALEDKSDKTKDPKRPAPSAGGCRVEGFVRVKKVPGNLVISARSPSHSFDFSQMNMSHVISHFSFGKKINPRERSDVKRLLPYLFRSYDRLSGLSYISNPSDSNENVTIEHYLQVVKTEVMTRSYKIVEEYEYTAHSSLAHSLDIPVAKFHFELSPMQVVITENSKSFSHFVTNVCAIIGGVFTVAGILDAILHNTMRLMKKVELGKNF, encoded by the exons ATGATTTCCGGCAGTAAACTCAAATCCGTGGACTTTTacag AAAAATTCCGAGAGATTTAACTGAGGCATCACTGTCGGGTGCTGGGTTGTCCATTATAGCAGCCTTCTCCATGATCTTTTTGTTTGGAATG GAACTGAATGACTATTTGACAGTGAGCACCTCTACTTCCATTATAGTAGACAATAGTTCTGATGGGGACTTCTTGCGGATTGATTTCAATATCAG TTTTCCAGCATTGTCTTGTGAGTTCGCATCTGTTGATGTCAGTGATGTCTTGGGAACG AATAGGTTGAACATAACAAAAACTGTCCGCAAGTACTCAATAGATTCACACTTGAATCCTACGGGCTTTGAGTTTCTGTCTGGGCCAATCTTAGATGCAATTAAGCATGATGAGGAAATTGATGAAGAACACGGCGAAGGTGCTGTTTCACTATATGGCCGTAATTTTGATAGAATTGCAAAACA GCATCCGATTTTGGTTGTGAATTTTTTCGCTCCTTGGTGCTATTGGAGTAACCGCCTG AAACCTTCTTGGGAGAAAGCAGCCAAAATTATAAGAGACAG ATATGACCCAGAGATGGATGGTCGCATTCTTTTGGCAAAAGTTGATTGCACCGAAGAAGTTGATTTGTGTAGAAG GCATCACATACAAGGGTACCCATCTATTCGCATCTTCCGTAAGGGAAGTGACCTTAG GGATGAACATGGGCATCATGAGCATGAATCATATTATGGCGATCGAGATACTGAAAGTCTGGTCCAG ACAATGGAAACTTTGGTTGCACCTGTTTCACTGGAGTCTAAAAGACTTGCTTTAGAGGATAAATCTGACAAGACAAAAGATCCAAAAAGACCTGCGCCCTCAGCGGGAGGATGTAGAGTTGAAGGTTTTGTACGCGTTAAGAAG GTTCCTGGCAACCTCGTCATTTCAGCTCGTTCACCTTCGCACTCCTTTGATTTTTCTCAGATGAACATGTCACATGTCATTTCCCATTTTTCGTTTGGGAAGAAGATTAATCCAAGGGAAAGAAGTGATGTGAAGCGATTACTACCATATCTTTTTAGAAGTTATGACAGATTGAGTGGCCTTTCATATATCTCTAACCCAAGTGACTCGAATGAAAATGTTACT ATTGAGCATTATCTACAGGTAGTGAAAACTGAAGTGATGACAAGATCTTATAAAATAGTTGAAGAGTATGAGTACACAGCCCACAGTAGTTTGGCTCACAGCCTCGATATTCCAGTTGCAAAGTTTCACTTTGAGCTATCACCCATGCAG GTCGTAATAACAGAAAACTCAAAGTCCTTCTCGCACTTCGTAACCAATGTTTGTGCCATCATTGGTGGTGTTTTTACG GTTGCTGGAATTTTGGATGCAATTCTCCACAACACGATGAGACTGATGAAGAAAGTTGAACTAGGAAAAAATTTTTGA